CTTCAACATCGGCATGAACCAGGGCTCGGTCGCCGGCGCCGGCATCGCGGCCCACCTCCACCAGCACATCGTCCCGCGCTGGGGCGGCGACACGAACTTCATGCCGGTGGTGGGGCACACGCGGGTGCTGCCGCAGCTGCTGGCGGACACGCGCAAGATGCTGGCGGAGGCCTGGCCGGCGGCTTGATGTCTCGGCTGACGATGACACCGATCAGCCCGTCCGGCGATTGAGGACGAGGCCGTCCAGGCCGAAGGGGGGTCTGGGGGCGCAGCCCCCAGGGGCGCTCACCCAGACCCACCTCACCCCGCTCAACCGCCGGAGGCCTACGCGTCGTAGACGTCCGCTTTCCGCGGCGCCGCATCCTGCACCGCCGTACTCAGGAACGCCGACCGCGTACCGAACTTCTCCGTGTCCACGCCGTTCTCGTCCAGCACCTTGATCGCCGCCGCGTGTACCACCCGCAGCACCGGCGTGGCGGCGCGGAGCGCGTCGTCGGCCATGAAGCGGTGCCGCCACGGCTGATCCGCCCACGCGTGCCGGAGTCCGAAGGGCTCGGGCAGGCCTATCGTGCCGCCGAGCCAGTTCAGCAGCGGCGGATACCAGGAGATCGGGGCCCGCACCGCCAGCCGTACCACCTCGTCGCTGTTCACCAGCGGAAGCTTGATCTTGCGCGTCTCCCACGGCTTCAGCGACTTGGCGACCTCCTTGGTCGGAGCCTCGGGTTTCTCCTGGAAGAGCCCGTTCACCGGGCCGAGCGCATGCCCGGTGACCTCGATACGCAGCGTCTCGTGCAGCACGGTCACCGTGATCAGCATGGTGATGATCAACTGCCCGTCCCACAGCGTCCACTGGACGCCCAGGTAATGCCGGTCACCGCTGCCGAACTGCTGCTTGTTGCAGATGTCCTGTATCGCGTGCTGCTTGACCCGGTACGCCTCGACGTCTGTGCCCTCCGGCCGGGACACCGCCTTCGCGCCCTCGGCGATCGGCGTCACGACCCAGTGCCGTATCGAAGGCTTGGGGAAACCACCGGTGTTCAGCGGACCGCGCTCCAGCATGCGCAACTGGTCGTGGATCGAGCGGATGACGTCCCAGCTGCGGAAGGGGTGGATCTCCCGGGTGGGGTCGGCCGGGGACAGGTTCTCGGCCAACTGCCAGCTGCCCCACCGGGTTCCCATGCCGAGTATCCCCTTGGGCCCGGCGTAGAACACGGAGTTGGACTGCTGCTCCGCGCTGAGCTTGGCGAGCGACTGGCGCAGCTGCTCGGCCTGGGTCTCGCTGGGGCTGGTCGGCACCGCCTCCGGCACCTTCGCGCCGATGCTGCTGCCGGCCAGCAGGCTGTCCCACCGCTCCCGCAGGTCCTTCGCGGTGCGCTCGCAGACCTGCTTGGCCCAGAACCAGCCGACCACGGGCATGACCACACAGGCCCGCGCATACCACGCCCAGAACCCGCCGAACGGCATCTGGATCAGGAAGATCACGGCCAGCGCGCCCGCCGCGACGAGCAGCACGGAGGCCAGCGCACCGCCCCGCTTCTCGTTCGCCTTGCCGATGGTGGTGCGCAGCTGGAAGATCAGCAGCCACACCAGCAGGCCGGGCAGGAAGAGCACACCGCACAGGACCGTGATGGCGCTGAGCATCCGGTCACGGGCCTTGCGGATGTTGTTGGCGGCCAGACAGTGCTCGACGACGACCTGCGGCTCGGTACCGAAGGACTGGATCAGCGGCTTGCGGCCGCTGCCGAGCATGCGGTCGACGACGGCACGTGAGAAGGCCTCACCCAGGTTGGGCCGGAAGATCTTGGCCCACGCGCGGCCTTCCTTGACGTCGGTCTGGTGCCATTCGTTGTCGGCCTTCTTGATGTCCTGAAACGGATTGTCCCGATAGGCCGCCGAGGCCAGCGCGAACGTCGCCGTCTGTCCATCGCCGGCCGTGCGCGGCACCTGCGGACCGAAGATGTCCGCGTAACCGCTCTCAACGGTCATTCCCGCCCCCGATCGCCGCACTGTCGCTTCTGCGGCCTTCCCGACTTCCGTGCTGCGCACACCTGTTGATCAATGATCAGCGTATCCTCCGCCACTGACATTCGTCGGCGGACGGCCCAATGCCGCCCGCCGACGCGGAGGGGGGCGTTCCGCAAAAGCCGTTTCGTCAGCGCCGGGCGCGCCGACTACGGTCAGCCCCGGGCGCCAACTACGAGGCGTCGCGCGCCTCTTCCCGAATCCTTTCCGCGACCTGCGGCGGCATCGGCTCGTGCCGCGCGTACGAGCGGTTGAAGCGTGCGGTGCCGTGCGACAGCGACCTCAGATCGACGGCGTACCGGCCGATCTCGATCTCGGGCACCTCGGCCTTGATGAGCGTGCGGCCACCGCTGGTCTGCTCGGTGCCGAGGACGCGGCCGCGCCGCCCGGACAGGTCGCTCATCACGGCGCCGACGTAGTCGTCGCCGACCAGGACGGACACCTCGGCCACCGGCTCCAGCAGATGGATCTTCGTGTCGGCCGCGGCCTCGCGGAGCGCGAGCGCGCCGGCCGTCTGGAACGCGGCGTCGGAGGAGTCCACGGAGTGCGCCTTGCCGTCGAGCAGGGTGACCCGGATGTCGACGAGCGGATGCCCGGCCGCAACTCCCTTGGCGGCCTGGGCCCTTACGCCCTTCTCCACCGACGGGATGAACTGCCGCGGCACCGCGCCACCGACGACCTTGTCCACGAACTCGATGCCCGAGCCGCCCGGCAGCGGCTCCACCTCGATCTCGCAGATCGCGTACTGCCCGTGCCCACCGGACTGCTTCACATGCCGGCCGCGGCCCGCCGCCTTGTTCGCGAACGTCTCCCGTAGGGAGACCTTGTGCGGCACGACGTCGACCTGGACGCCGTAGCGGCTGCGCAGCCGTTCGAGGGCGACGTCCGCGTGCGCCTCGCCCAGGCACCACAGCACCACCTGGTGGGTGTTCTGGTTCTGTTCGAGCCGCATGGTCGGGTCCTCGGCGACCAGCCGGGACAGCCCCTGCGACAGCTTGTCCTCGTCCGCCTTGCTGTGCGCCTGGATGGCGAGCGGCAGCAGCGGGTCGGGCATCTGCCAGGGCTCCATCAGGAGCGGGTCGTCCTTGGCCGACAGCGTGTCGCCGGTCTCCGCGCGGCTCAGCTTCGCCACACAGGCCAGGTCACCCGCGATGGCGTGGCTGAGGGTGCGCTGCTGTTTGCCGAAGGGCGCGGACAGGGCGCCGATCCGCTCGTCGACGTCGTGGTCCTCGTGACCGCGGTCCGCCAGCCCGTGCCCGGAGACATGGACCGTCTCGTCGGGGTGCAGGGTGCCGGAGAAGACGCGCACCATCGACACCCGGCCGACGTACGGGTCGGACGCCGTCTTCACGACCTCCGCGACCAGCGGCCCGTCCGGATCGCACGCCTTCAGCTCGCGCGGCTTGCCGTCGACCGTGGTGACCCGCGGCGCCTCGCGCTCCAGCGGCGTCGGGAAGCCCCGCGTGATCAGCTCCAGCACCTCGACCGTGCCGAGCCCCTGCCGGGCGCCGTCGATGGCCGGGGCGGCGGCCAGGACGGGGAAGAACGTGCCGCGCGCGACGGCCCGCTCCAGGTCCTCGATCAGCGTCTTGACGTCGACCTGCTCGCCGCCCAGATACCGGTCCATGAGGGTCTCGTCCTCACTCTCCGCGATGATCCCCTCGATCAGCCGGTTGCGGGCCTCCTCGATCTCAGGCAACTGGTCCTCGCCCGGCTCGGACCCCTTGCGCTCTCCGGAGGAGTAGTCGAACAGCTGCTGCGACAGCAGCCCGATCAGGCCGGTCACGGGCGCGTGCCCGTCCGGGCCCTGCGGGCCGTGCAGCGGCAGATACAGCGGGAGCACGGCGTCGGGGTCGTCCCCGCCGAAGGCCTCCGCGCAGATCCGCGTCATCTCCTCGTAGTCGGCCCGGGCGGCCTCCAGGTGCGTGACGACGATCGCGCGCGGCATGCCGACGGCCGCGCACTCCTCCCACACCATGCGGGTCGAGCCGTCCACGCCGTCGGAGGCCGAGACGACGAAAAGGGCCGCGTCCGCCGCTCGCAGACCGGCCCTGAGCTCACCGACGAAATCGGCGTATCCGGGGGTGTCCAGAAGGTTGATCTTGATGCCGTCCCATTCGACGGGCACCAGGGAGAGCTGCACGGAGCGTTGCTGCCGGTGCTCGATCTCGTCGTAGTCGGAGACGGTGCCGCCGTCCTCCACGCGGCCCGCCCGGTTCACCGCTCCCGCCGTGAGTGCGAGAGCCTCCACCAGAGTCGTCTTGCCGGATCCGCTGTGGCCGACCAGCACCACATTCCGTACGGACGCGGGGTGGTCGGCCGCTGTAGCCCTGCCGGCGGCTCCGGGGTGTGCGTTCGCCTTGTCGCCCATGATCCTGCCTCCCGTGCA
Above is a window of Streptomyces sp. DT2A-34 DNA encoding:
- a CDS encoding elongation factor G-like protein EF-G2, yielding MGDKANAHPGAAGRATAADHPASVRNVVLVGHSGSGKTTLVEALALTAGAVNRAGRVEDGGTVSDYDEIEHRQQRSVQLSLVPVEWDGIKINLLDTPGYADFVGELRAGLRAADAALFVVSASDGVDGSTRMVWEECAAVGMPRAIVVTHLEAARADYEEMTRICAEAFGGDDPDAVLPLYLPLHGPQGPDGHAPVTGLIGLLSQQLFDYSSGERKGSEPGEDQLPEIEEARNRLIEGIIAESEDETLMDRYLGGEQVDVKTLIEDLERAVARGTFFPVLAAAPAIDGARQGLGTVEVLELITRGFPTPLEREAPRVTTVDGKPRELKACDPDGPLVAEVVKTASDPYVGRVSMVRVFSGTLHPDETVHVSGHGLADRGHEDHDVDERIGALSAPFGKQQRTLSHAIAGDLACVAKLSRAETGDTLSAKDDPLLMEPWQMPDPLLPLAIQAHSKADEDKLSQGLSRLVAEDPTMRLEQNQNTHQVVLWCLGEAHADVALERLRSRYGVQVDVVPHKVSLRETFANKAAGRGRHVKQSGGHGQYAICEIEVEPLPGGSGIEFVDKVVGGAVPRQFIPSVEKGVRAQAAKGVAAGHPLVDIRVTLLDGKAHSVDSSDAAFQTAGALALREAAADTKIHLLEPVAEVSVLVGDDYVGAVMSDLSGRRGRVLGTEQTSGGRTLIKAEVPEIEIGRYAVDLRSLSHGTARFNRSYARHEPMPPQVAERIREEARDAS